The DNA sequence ATAGGGAAAAGGCCGGAGAATTTTCCTTTTTATTATCAATACCGGCAATTCTTGCCGCATTTATCCTTGAACTCAAATCTGCCGATAATCTTCTTGCAGGTGTAAGCCCTATAAGCCTAATAGCCGGAATGATAAGTGCCTTTGTTGTAGGTTATTTTTCTCTCCGGTTTTTACTTAAACTTATAAAAAACGGAAAGCTTATGTACTTCGCTTTCTATTTAATTCCGCTGGGAATTGGTCTTAGTATTTATTTTTGGGGTTTTGCCGGATAATTTTTATACTTTCGGAGTTGACTTTTGATAGAAGAATCAAAATTTAGAATCATATCAATTATTTTAGGCATTCTAATTTTTATGATCTCAATCTACATAGCCTTGGCGGTTCTCTTACCTATTTTCGGTTTTAAAGGTTATATATTCCCCTTTGAAACAATAGGTACGGTTCTTTTTTCCACATATAAATTTTCTTCTTTACTGATACCTATTATTCTTCTTTATTCTTCAATTTTATTGATGATTCCCGGCTGGTCTCTTCATTCAAAATTTTTGTTGTCATTTATGCCGGTGTATTTTTTAACCTGTGTTATGGGAGAGCACCTAGTTTATTTTTTACTTCCAAAAATTGCAAATAACACGGTTCAAGAATTTACAAAAATTGCCGTAACTCTTGCAACAGGCCTTTTACTCTTGATGGAGGTATTTCTTACCCTTATATTAAGTGAAAAAATCCATCAAAAAGCCTCTGTTCAGCCCGAAGAAAAAGACGAAATAGAGGATATCATAGGCGACAGCTATTCTTCTTCGGAAACGTCCGTGGTTTTCGGAGAAGGAAATAAAATAGACAAAACAGAATTTCAGTTAAAATCAAATACAAAGACAGGTCCCGATGCCGACAGGCAAACTTTTTCGGATGTCAACAAACAAAATTTGCCGGAGACCGGCCTTACACGAAATCAGTTTATAAAATCCCAGCTGAACACAGAAACTGAAGAACCAAAAGAAGAAGAGCCGCCTCTTAAAAACATAGATGCAGATATATCGGTAGACATAGGAGAAAATGCACCTCCTGAAGAATCCAAAAAAAGCATTATCGAATCTCTTGTCGTAATAGAAGATATGAACATTGAGCAGGACTTAGAAGAGCTTAACGCTATAGATGACGGTAGAGATGAAGTATTTTTATCATCTTCAGAAGAAGAATGCGATGAAAATCTTACTGAATACGCTGAGTCTGAACAGCCTGAAATTGCCGAATATGGTAACCTTGAGCCGAACGAAATTACCGAAGACGAAGACCTTGAAAATGATTATGATTCTGAAAATACCGATGTTGACGATATCGATACTGATGATGAGGATCAAGATGAAGGGGAAACTCCTCTTTCAGAAGAATTGAGCGACGATATAGAAATCAGTGCGGCCCAGCCCTTAAAACCGAAAAAGGACTCCAAGGATAAAAAAAAGGGCTACCACATTCCTTATGACCTATTAACAAAATATCCCGGAAACGAATACTGGATAGTTGACGATTCAACCCGAAAAGCCGCAGTAGCATTAAAAAACACCTTTGAAGAATTTAATATAGCAATTGAAATTACAGGTATAAGGAAGGGGCCTGTAGTTACCATGTTTGAAGTCTTGCCTCCTCCGGGAATAAAACTGGGTAAAATCACAGCTCTTCAAGATAATATTGCCCTCCGCCTCGCTGCTCAAAGCGTCCGAATTGTCGCCCCCATTCCGGGAAAACAAGCTGTCGGTATTGAAGTTCCTAACGAATCAAGGGCAATAGTCGGTTTTAGAGAGCTAATCGAAACTCAAATTCCCGAAACCGAAAAAATGGGCATACCTATCGTTCTTGGAAAAGATGTAACGGGAGAGCCTCAAACCTTAGACCTTTGTCAGACTCCCCACCTTTTGATTGCCGGAGCTACCGGTTCAGGTAAATCCGTTTGTGTAAACTCCATTATTCTTTCTATTCTTTATAATAAGAGCCCCGAAGAGGTAAAACTCCTCTTGGTTGACCCAAAAATAGTAGAGCTTAAACTTTATAACGGCATCGGCCATTTATTGACTCCGGTTATTACAGAACCCAAAAGGGCTCTTCAAGGTTTGCAGTACTGTATCTGCGAAATGGAAAGGCGCTATGCGATGCTTGACTCCATGAGCGTTCGCGATATTAAAAGCTACAATAAAAAGATAAAACGAGAAAAGATTGCAGCCGAACCGCTGCCCTACATCGTAATAATAATTGACGAATTCGCCGACCTTATGTCTACTACAGGAAAGGAACTTGAAGCTACCGTTTCGAGGCTTTGTGCTATGAGCCGTGCCGTAGGTATTCACTTGGTACTTGCAACCCAGAGGCCATCTACCAATGTAATTACAGGCTTAATTAAAGCAAACATCCCCAGTAGAATTGCCTTTATGGTCGCCTCCCGTGTAGACAGCCAAATTATTCTCGATAACATCGGAGCCGAAAAGCTTTTAGGAAAGGGTGACATGCTCTACGTAAGTACAACTAAACCATTCCCCGCCCGAATCCAAGGCACCTTTGTTTCAGATGATGAGGTAGAGCAAGTCGTAGAATGTGTAAAAACTTTCGGAGAACCCGATTATATAGATGACGAAATATTTGTAGACGATGAAGAATATTCGCAAGGAACCCTCTTCGGAGATGAAAGCGATCCGCTCTATGATGAAGCCTTAGAGATCGTTTTGGCAGAAGGAAAGGCCTCAGCCTCTTACATTCAAAGACGGCTTAAAATAGGCTATAACCGCGCCGCTCGAATAGTAGAAGAAATGGAAGAACGCGGAGTAGTCGGACCTGCAAACGGCTCAAAACCGAGAGAAGTAATTACACATTCTTAAAATATTATATGAGGTAAAATTTATGATTGATAACGCTTTATTTTCAGACTTTTATGAATTGACAATGGCTCAAGGTTTTTGGAAAAAAGGAAATAACACAAAAACCGTTTTTGAAATGTTTTTTAGATCAAATCCTTTTAAGGGGGGGTATTCAGTCTTTGCAGGCCTTGAACCCCTCTTAAAAACCATTCAAAATTTTCACTTTGAAAAAAGCGATATTGACTGGCTTAAGTCTTTAGGAATATTCGAAAAAGATTTTTTAGAATATATTGCCGATTTTAAATTCTCAGGCAATATTTGGGCAATGAAGGAAGGAAGTGTCGTTTTCCCGAATGAGCCCTTAATCCGTATTGAAGCCGATACGGTTGAAGCCTTGCTCTTGGAAGGTCTAATTTTAAACATGATAAATTTCCAAACCCTTATAGCAACCAAAACAGCCCGAATTTGGCTGGCCTCAAAAAAGGGAGCTATAATGGAATTCGGACTTCGTCGAGCCCAAGGCAATGACGGTGCTATGAGTGCAACGCGGGCCGCCTACATAGGCGGAGCTTTCGGCACAAGCAATTCCCTTGCTGCCAAGGAACTCGGCATACCCGCCCTCGGAACAATGGCCCACTCATGGATAATGTCTTTTAAAAACGAAGAGGACGCTTTTCAGGCCTATGCCGACATGTATCCCGACAATTCAATATTTTTAATAGATACTTATGATACGCTCCGCTCGGGTATTGTAAATGCCATCAAGGTAGGAAAGCGTTTGCAAGAAAAGGGAAAAAACTTCGGTGTCCGCCTCGATTCGGGCGATATTTATTATTTGAGCAAGGATGTGCGGAAGCGCCTCGATGAAGCCGGTTGTCCTAATGCGAAGATTTCCGTTTCAAATGAACTGACGGA is a window from the Treponema denticola genome containing:
- a CDS encoding DNA translocase FtsK, producing the protein MIEESKFRIISIILGILIFMISIYIALAVLLPIFGFKGYIFPFETIGTVLFSTYKFSSLLIPIILLYSSILLMIPGWSLHSKFLLSFMPVYFLTCVMGEHLVYFLLPKIANNTVQEFTKIAVTLATGLLLLMEVFLTLILSEKIHQKASVQPEEKDEIEDIIGDSYSSSETSVVFGEGNKIDKTEFQLKSNTKTGPDADRQTFSDVNKQNLPETGLTRNQFIKSQLNTETEEPKEEEPPLKNIDADISVDIGENAPPEESKKSIIESLVVIEDMNIEQDLEELNAIDDGRDEVFLSSSEEECDENLTEYAESEQPEIAEYGNLEPNEITEDEDLENDYDSENTDVDDIDTDDEDQDEGETPLSEELSDDIEISAAQPLKPKKDSKDKKKGYHIPYDLLTKYPGNEYWIVDDSTRKAAVALKNTFEEFNIAIEITGIRKGPVVTMFEVLPPPGIKLGKITALQDNIALRLAAQSVRIVAPIPGKQAVGIEVPNESRAIVGFRELIETQIPETEKMGIPIVLGKDVTGEPQTLDLCQTPHLLIAGATGSGKSVCVNSIILSILYNKSPEEVKLLLVDPKIVELKLYNGIGHLLTPVITEPKRALQGLQYCICEMERRYAMLDSMSVRDIKSYNKKIKREKIAAEPLPYIVIIIDEFADLMSTTGKELEATVSRLCAMSRAVGIHLVLATQRPSTNVITGLIKANIPSRIAFMVASRVDSQIILDNIGAEKLLGKGDMLYVSTTKPFPARIQGTFVSDDEVEQVVECVKTFGEPDYIDDEIFVDDEEYSQGTLFGDESDPLYDEALEIVLAEGKASASYIQRRLKIGYNRAARIVEEMEERGVVGPANGSKPREVITHS
- a CDS encoding nicotinate phosphoribosyltransferase, whose product is MIDNALFSDFYELTMAQGFWKKGNNTKTVFEMFFRSNPFKGGYSVFAGLEPLLKTIQNFHFEKSDIDWLKSLGIFEKDFLEYIADFKFSGNIWAMKEGSVVFPNEPLIRIEADTVEALLLEGLILNMINFQTLIATKTARIWLASKKGAIMEFGLRRAQGNDGAMSATRAAYIGGAFGTSNSLAAKELGIPALGTMAHSWIMSFKNEEDAFQAYADMYPDNSIFLIDTYDTLRSGIVNAIKVGKRLQEKGKNFGVRLDSGDIYYLSKDVRKRLDEAGCPNAKISVSNELTEEIVESLVQNNAPIDSWGVGTHMVTGGNEASLTGVYKMAARKNLGETEWTPVMKFSDNPAKMTNPACKQVWRLYNSDGTFKADVLTLENEKIEEGVEQTFYHPANDYQNFTFTPAKVEALLEKRIENGKAVGKAPSLKEIKAYAEKQLDSLDYTSKRLLNPHIYKVSLSEKMRDLKQKLIKNKPIFKN